One window of Klebsiella quasivariicola genomic DNA carries:
- a CDS encoding SpoVR family protein, producing the protein MATIDSMNRDTTRLSDGPDWTFELLETYLAEVDRVAKLYRLDTYPHQIEVITSEQMMDAYSSVGMPINYPHWSFGKKFIETEQAYKHGQQGLAYEIVINSNPCIAYLMEENTITMQALVMAHACYGHNSFFKNNYLFRSWTDASSIIDYLIFARKYITECEERYGVDEVEKLLDSCHALMNYGVDRYKRPQKISLQEEKARQKSREEYLQSQVNMLWRTLPKREEEKAIEAARRYPSEPQENLLYFMEKNAPLLESWQREILRIVRKVSQYFYPQKQTQVMNEGWATFWHYTILNHLYDEGKVTERFMLEFLHSHTNVVFQPPYNSPWYSGINPYALGFAMFQDIKRICQSPTEEDKYWFPDIAGSDWLETLHFAMRDFKDESFISQFLSPKIMRDFRFFTVLDDDHNNYLEISAIHNEEGYREIRNKLSAQYNLSNLEPNIQVWNVDLRGDRSLTLRYVPHNRVPLDKGRREVLKHVHRLWGFDVLLEQQNADGSIELLDRCPARPNAL; encoded by the coding sequence ATGGCTACGATTGACTCCATGAACAGGGACACCACCCGTTTAAGCGATGGACCCGACTGGACGTTCGAGTTACTGGAGACCTACCTGGCCGAAGTGGACCGGGTCGCCAAGCTCTATCGTCTTGATACCTACCCGCACCAGATCGAAGTCATTACTTCCGAGCAGATGATGGACGCCTACTCCAGCGTCGGCATGCCCATCAACTATCCGCACTGGTCGTTCGGCAAAAAATTTATTGAGACCGAACAGGCCTACAAGCACGGCCAACAGGGTCTGGCGTATGAGATAGTCATCAACTCCAACCCCTGTATCGCCTACCTGATGGAAGAAAATACCATCACCATGCAGGCGCTGGTGATGGCCCATGCCTGCTACGGGCATAACTCGTTCTTTAAAAATAACTATCTGTTTCGCAGCTGGACCGACGCCAGCTCGATCATCGACTACCTGATCTTCGCCCGCAAATACATTACCGAGTGCGAAGAGCGCTATGGCGTCGACGAAGTGGAGAAACTGCTCGACTCCTGCCACGCGCTGATGAACTACGGCGTCGACCGCTATAAACGTCCGCAAAAAATCTCTCTGCAGGAGGAGAAAGCGCGGCAAAAAAGCCGGGAAGAGTATCTGCAGAGCCAGGTGAATATGCTGTGGCGCACCCTGCCGAAGCGGGAAGAGGAGAAGGCGATTGAAGCCGCCCGCCGCTATCCTTCCGAACCGCAGGAGAACCTGCTGTACTTTATGGAGAAGAATGCTCCGCTGCTCGAATCGTGGCAGCGCGAGATCCTGCGCATCGTGCGCAAAGTCAGCCAGTATTTCTACCCGCAGAAACAGACCCAGGTAATGAACGAGGGGTGGGCGACCTTCTGGCACTACACCATCCTCAATCATCTCTACGATGAAGGGAAAGTGACCGAGCGGTTTATGCTGGAGTTTCTCCACAGTCACACTAACGTGGTGTTCCAGCCGCCGTACAACAGCCCGTGGTACAGCGGGATAAACCCCTACGCGCTGGGCTTCGCCATGTTCCAGGACATCAAGCGCATCTGCCAGTCGCCCACGGAAGAGGACAAGTACTGGTTCCCGGATATTGCCGGTTCTGACTGGCTGGAAACGCTGCATTTCGCGATGCGTGATTTCAAGGATGAGAGCTTTATCAGCCAGTTCCTGTCGCCGAAGATCATGCGCGATTTCCGCTTCTTCACCGTGCTCGATGACGATCACAACAATTACCTCGAGATCTCGGCGATACACAACGAAGAGGGCTATCGCGAGATCCGCAACAAGCTCTCGGCGCAGTATAACCTCAGCAATCTTGAGCCAAATATCCAGGTGTGGAACGTTGACCTGCGCGGCGACCGCTCGCTGACCTTGCGCTATGTGCCGCACAACCGCGTCCCGCTCGATAAAGGCCGGCGCGAAGTGCTGAAGCATGTGCATCGTCTGTGGGGGTTCGATGTGCTGCTGGAGCAGCAGAACGCGGACGGCAGCATTGAGCTGTTGGACCGCTGCCCGGCGCGACCGAACGCGCTATAG
- a CDS encoding D-amino acid dehydrogenase has product MRVVILGSGVVGVASAWYLSQAGHEVTVIDRQPGPAEETSAANAGQISPGYAAPWAAPGVPLKAIKWMFQRHAPLAIGLDGTSFQLKWMWQMLRNCDTRHYMENKGRMVRLAEYSRDCLKALRDTTGIQYEGRQGGTLQLFRTAKQYENATRDIAVLEDAGVPYQLLEAKRLAGVEPALAEVSHKLTGGLRLPNDETGDCQLFTTRLAAMAEQAGVTFRFNTAVDALLQEGDRIAGVKCGDEIIKGDAYVMAFGSYSTAMLKGLVDIPVYPLKGYSLTIPIAQEDGAPVSTILDETYKIAITRFDQRIRVGGMAEIVGFNKALLQPRRETLEMVVRDLFPRGGHVEQATFWTGLRPMTPDGTPVVGRTAFKNLWLNTGHGTLGWTMACGSGQLISDLISGRTPAIPYDDLAVARYRPGFTPARPQHLHGAHN; this is encoded by the coding sequence ATGCGTGTCGTCATACTGGGAAGTGGGGTGGTTGGGGTAGCCAGCGCGTGGTATTTGAGTCAGGCGGGTCATGAAGTGACGGTCATCGACCGTCAGCCCGGTCCGGCAGAGGAGACCAGCGCGGCCAACGCCGGGCAGATCTCCCCCGGCTATGCGGCGCCCTGGGCGGCGCCGGGGGTGCCGCTGAAGGCGATCAAATGGATGTTTCAGCGCCATGCGCCGCTGGCGATCGGCCTTGACGGCACCTCGTTCCAGCTGAAGTGGATGTGGCAGATGCTGCGCAACTGCGACACCCGCCACTATATGGAGAATAAAGGCCGGATGGTGCGCCTGGCGGAGTACAGCCGCGACTGCCTGAAGGCGCTGCGTGACACCACCGGCATTCAGTATGAAGGCCGTCAGGGCGGGACGCTGCAGCTGTTCCGGACCGCCAAACAGTATGAAAACGCCACCCGCGATATCGCGGTGCTGGAAGATGCCGGCGTGCCGTATCAGCTGCTGGAAGCGAAGCGGCTGGCGGGAGTGGAGCCGGCGCTGGCGGAAGTCAGCCACAAACTGACCGGCGGCCTGCGCCTGCCCAATGATGAAACCGGCGACTGCCAGCTGTTTACCACCCGGCTGGCGGCGATGGCGGAACAGGCCGGCGTGACCTTCCGCTTCAACACCGCAGTGGACGCCCTGCTGCAGGAGGGCGATCGCATCGCCGGGGTGAAATGCGGCGATGAGATTATCAAGGGCGACGCCTATGTGATGGCTTTTGGCTCCTACTCAACCGCGATGCTCAAGGGGCTGGTGGATATTCCCGTCTACCCGCTGAAAGGCTACTCATTGACCATTCCGATCGCTCAGGAGGACGGTGCGCCAGTTTCAACTATCCTTGATGAGACTTACAAAATCGCCATTACCCGCTTCGATCAGCGCATTCGCGTCGGCGGTATGGCCGAGATCGTCGGTTTTAACAAAGCGCTGCTGCAGCCGCGTCGCGAAACCCTGGAGATGGTGGTGCGCGACCTGTTCCCGCGCGGCGGCCACGTGGAGCAGGCGACGTTCTGGACCGGCCTGCGGCCGATGACGCCGGACGGTACCCCGGTAGTTGGGCGCACGGCGTTTAAAAACCTGTGGCTCAACACCGGCCACGGCACCCTCGGCTGGACCATGGCCTGCGGTTCCGGGCAGCTTATCAGCGATCTGATCTCCGGGCGCACGCCGGCGATCCCTTACGACGATCTGGCGGTTGCCCGTTACCGCCCCGGTTTTACCCCGGCGCGCCCGCAGCACCTGCACGGCGCACACAACTAA